DNA from Gemmatimonas sp.:
TTCGACCGCCGGCTTACGCCGACGGGATCGGCCCCAGCTCCACCAACAACGCGCCCTTGTCGACGGCCTGTCCCGGCACGGCCCGCACGGCCATGACCACCCCGGCCACCGACGCCCGCAGCTCGTTCTCCATTTTCATGGCTTCGACCACCACCAGCCCCTGCCCGGCGCTGACGGTGTCGCCCACGGCCACCGACACGCGCACCACGAGCCCTGGCATGGGTGCCATCAGCGGTGCCGGCCCACTGGCCTCCGCCGCCGCGGCGGTCAGATCGCGGATCGATCGCATCCGTTCATCAAGCGCTTCCGCGTCCACGCGCTGACCGTCCAAATCGAGCGTCCAGCGCCCCTTGGACGACCCACGCCGCGCGACCAACCGATGCACCTGCTCGCCAATGCGCAGCAGCCGTACCGGCGTCCCCTCGATTGAGGAGAGCGATGCGGCCACTCGCTCGCCATCCACCTCCGCGTGCGCGCCATCAAGATCCACGATCACGCGCTCGCCATTCACATCCACGATGTACTTCATGCCGTTGTCTCCGGGCGCAGGACGCACACCGTCTCGACGTGCGCGGTCTGCGGGAACATGTCGAAACAGCGCACCGCGTCGATGCGCCAGCCCGGCACGCGCGCGAGATCTCGCGCCAGCGTAGCCGGGTCACAACTCACATACACGATGCCGCGCACGCCGCGGCTCGACGCCTGCTCCAGCAACGACGTGACACCCACCGCCACTCCGGCGCGCGGCGGATTGAGCACGACGACATCGGCCGGCAGCGCCGCAGACAGCGCTGATTCCACGAGCGCCGTGATCACCTGTACACGATCGGTCAGCCCTGCCTCGTCCACACGCCGCCGCGTGGCGGCCGTGCCCGACGCATCCGCTTCAATCGACACGACCTGCGCGCCATCGCGGGCGAACCGCTCGGTCAGTTCGCCGCTGCCCGCATACGCATCGACCACCCGCTTGGGCGAAAACGACTGCACCGACGCGTAGACGAAATCGCGCAGTGCCGTGGCCACCGTCGAGTTCACCTGCGCGAAGGCCAGGGCTTCGCGCGCGTCCGGCACGTAGCGTCCGGCCTCGGCGGCCTCGTCGAGCGCTGCGTTCCCGTCCGACGTGGCCGACTCCACCTGCAACGCAGCGCCGAGCATTGCGACGTCGGTGTTCACGTCTCCAGCCAATCCCACCGGTTCACCGCCGCGGGGCAGCCACCACACCGCCCGGACCGGCGCCGACGCGCGCAGCAGTGCCGCGGCCCACTCGGCCGCACCGCTCCACGCCTCACCGCCCTGCACGACGACGGCGACGGTTTCCTGCCCGGACTCGGCCGACAACAGTCGAAACGATACACGAAGAAATCGATCCGTCGGCATTCCATGCAGTCGCTCACGCATGTCGCGCCAACATTGCACGAGCACCGGATTCGCGATCGGGCACTCCTGGAGATTGAAGACGCGTGCGGCATCGTCGTGCGGATGCAACCCGCCGGTCCAGCCTCGACCGCGCGGCAAGAGCATCAGCGTCAAGCGTCCTCGATAGCCCCAGGATTCACCGGTGATCAGCTCGGGCAGTTCGATCGTGCGCTTCCCGATCCGGGAGAGCGCGTCCTGCACGATGTGGCGACGCGCGTCACGCTGCGCCTCGTCATCAAGATGCTGCAACTGGCATCCCCCGCACCGGTCACGCTCGTAGTGCGCACAGCGCGCGTCGACACGATGCGCTGACGGCGCCACGATCTGCAGCACGCGGCCGCGACCGTGCCGTGCATGCGCGACGTACGCCACCTGCGCGACGTCACCCGGCGCGGTGCGCGGCACGAAACACGCCAATCCGTTTGCCCGGCCGACCCCATCGCCCCCCTTGGCGATCCGGTCGATGGTCAGGGTGGCGATCTCCTCCACGGCCGGCTTCTCCGACACACGGCGTGCGCCGTGCCACGAGGAGCCCGGGCGCGACGCGCCAGATTGCGACCCGCGCCCAGCGCGACGATCTGGTCGTTCTTTCTTCACGAGGACCGCAGCGATTCACGCCGCGCGACGTCGCGCCAGGACGGCCCGCGAGGCGGATCGCGATCCGCCTCGAGGGCTGCGGACGAGGCATCACGTGTCGCGGCCGTCGCGGCCGTACCGCTGCCCGCCCGGCGTTCTTCATGCGCGACCAAGGCCGCCGCAATCGCTGCGAGTCGGATCGATTCCCGATCCGTGGCTGGCGCCGTCAGC
Protein-coding regions in this window:
- a CDS encoding biotin/lipoyl-containing protein, with product MKYIVDVNGERVIVDLDGAHAEVDGERVAASLSSIEGTPVRLLRIGEQVHRLVARRGSSKGRWTLDLDGQRVDAEALDERMRSIRDLTAAAAEASGPAPLMAPMPGLVVRVSVAVGDTVSAGQGLVVVEAMKMENELRASVAGVVMAVRAVPGQAVDKGALLVELGPIPSA
- a CDS encoding RsmD family RNA methyltransferase produces the protein MSEKPAVEEIATLTIDRIAKGGDGVGRANGLACFVPRTAPGDVAQVAYVAHARHGRGRVLQIVAPSAHRVDARCAHYERDRCGGCQLQHLDDEAQRDARRHIVQDALSRIGKRTIELPELITGESWGYRGRLTLMLLPRGRGWTGGLHPHDDAARVFNLQECPIANPVLVQCWRDMRERLHGMPTDRFLRVSFRLLSAESGQETVAVVVQGGEAWSGAAEWAAALLRASAPVRAVWWLPRGGEPVGLAGDVNTDVAMLGAALQVESATSDGNAALDEAAEAGRYVPDAREALAFAQVNSTVATALRDFVYASVQSFSPKRVVDAYAGSGELTERFARDGAQVVSIEADASGTAATRRRVDEAGLTDRVQVITALVESALSAALPADVVVLNPPRAGVAVGVTSLLEQASSRGVRGIVYVSCDPATLARDLARVPGWRIDAVRCFDMFPQTAHVETVCVLRPETTA